taagccaccttgagtctaaaggagaaggggggcataaaaatcaaataaatgaataaataaaattttattagagGCTGCAATTATATGTTGTGGTTTATTTGGTTTTGCACTGGCATGTTATGTGAACCTTGCCTGTTGTGATTTATTAAATAATGGTTAACTACTGTAGCATTGCATGTGTAAAATTGTCTTAGGtaacaaaataagtcacaccagTGACAGAAACAGAGTTTCTGAAAATGCTAAATATGTACTGTACCATGGAGTAGAACATAATAATGTGTGCTAATATAGAATGGAATCTGCTGGGACAAAATTGACCATCTCTTGGTTCCCTACACTCTTTCCAATTTTCTTTATATTCATTACTTTTGTGATGCCAGGTGCTGAGATCaagtttcttttttctgtacagATCCAGTTGCATGGCCTTAGAGGCAGTAGTTACACAGAGAATGGGTCCAGAGAGGATCTGTCCAAATGAGCATGAGGAGCTGGGGCTTCAAGAACCATCTGATGGAATTCTTGATCCTGCGGGCGAATGGAGTAGTGAAGAGCCAGAAGACGAGGAAGAAGAGAGTAACAATAACGGCTATGTATATCAGCCACTGAACCAAGAACCAGATCAGGGATCAACAACACATGAATTAACAGCAACTAGCACAGAGCCAACCCTTGACATCAATCAGCGACTTCAGGTGGCAGTTTTGTTTCAAACACCCTATATGGAAAATAATGCTACCAGGAGAAAATTAATGCATGTATCTTTACATTTTGATAAATTTTAATGGCCCTGTGTATCATATGTAGGCAATGAGACTACATCTGCCTGACCCACCTGTCGAAAGTGATGAGGATGAGGACAGAAATGTAGCTCAAAGCAGTCACAGCTCAATCCCCATGGATCCAGGTAATATAACAAAACTTCCAACTTTGTGTCCTGGTATGATTGTATAAGGATAGTTTTAACTTTGTTTTAGACATTTCATGCAGATAATCTGACACATTATATTATTTCATCACTAAACatataaagattattattattaataataatattaatattaataataatatgccgtccctctccaaggactgcaGTCTTTACTTCTTCAGTGTCATCTAGCACTTTTTCCTCTCCAGGCAACTTTATTGCTCCATTTGCCTGTACAATTTTCTGAATTAAATTTAGATTGTGTCAATCTAGAATTAGTCCATGTGTAAACctgatttcttcttttttaattctgcAGTATTGGTATGTTTGCATATAGATTTATATTTCACTTTAATCTATAGTGCAGTTTTAGCTTAGGATGGTCTAAGAACTCTGCCATGTGCTTTGTAGGATTGTATATTAATATAGTTAATTGTACTTGTccagtaataaaaataaagtagGCCTTATTGATATATGTGAAGCCACCATGCAGTATAAATTATCACATTTACTTTTGTAGTGTCTTGCCA
This genomic window from Erythrolamprus reginae isolate rEryReg1 chromosome 1, rEryReg1.hap1, whole genome shotgun sequence contains:
- the MEA1 gene encoding male-enhanced antigen 1 — encoded protein: MALEAVVTQRMGPERICPNEHEELGLQEPSDGILDPAGEWSSEEPEDEEEESNNNGYVYQPLNQEPDQGSTTHELTATSTEPTLDINQRLQAMRLHLPDPPVESDEDEDRNVAQSSHSSIPMDPEHVELVKRTMAGVKLPTLSIPAWANEISDEQWQDMVQRTLQDRQSQNGFKPEWK